aatcatgagttaactagtcaagtcatgcgattaattacaattaaaaaatgtaatcgcctgatgcccctaattttttataaaaaaaaattaattcactgccattgacggctataagcgtcaaaaaatcatttgaactatttattttagttaaactttttttccacacttgttaacaagagtatgaaaacctagattttttaaattgtacatttagaacagaagtcaaaatgtgtgcttaaattgtgagttaattagtgaagtcatgcgattcaaaattttaattgcctgtcactcttaattttttatattttttttttaatgaatttatggcagtgaaagagttaatagcataatgtactgtattcatCATTGAACAAAGGATACCCTATATTATTGTACACATTAGCCTCAGGTAACACATAATGCAAAAGAACAAatctaaaatgacatttaatttagaatagttttttttttatacattatttaaatAGTACAGTGCATTACAATATGTTCCCTATACTCATATAATTCACATGCTATCATCTGGACAGAAGAGCAAGGGAGCGATAACCAACAATTGATATAGTGTGTCTATAGACCCAAAGAAAAGTCCCTGATGCCATACACTTGACCACATACTGACTTTCTCAGTATTGAACATTCCTGACTACAGTGGAGTGGACAGGACTTCCTCTAAGCGTATGTCATGGATGCCAGAGAGAATAAAGCATCTTGTGTTCAGTGAAGACATACTGTATTGTACATTAAAATTGGTCTGCAGTTGCACGCCTGGGTGATAAAACAAGTAGATTTGAACAGACAGACAACACCAGACACTTAGCAAAGAAACTGTAATGCAGTTCAAAGTCAGCTAACAGCTTCCATAAATTCTCTATACAATTTAACAAAGTTATTACAAATGTAACTCAAGAGGCAAATGTgtggacataaaaaaagaaaaacgaggCACCAtgagttgcacgaagcacaccAAGACATTCCTGactctacaatttttttgtgccatgcAAAAAGTGACTGTCTTCCAtacttaattttagttttgtaaGGTGTACAGTGAATCAGCTGACATTGACCTGGTACGCTGTAATTACAGAACTGACAACATGATTGGGTTGGCCTGGcacaggtggtagagtggtcgtctcccaacccgAAGATTATGGGTTCAATATTCAACTTAATTGTGACTATGTTGAAAAGTCCTTGAGCAAAAATACCGAACCCAcagatgctgcatcatcagtaggTAAAATTAGGAGACAATGTTAAAATGCTTCGAGTACCAAAAGTACTGCTAACTTACACGTGAAAGCCcaaatcaaagcaaattttTATCTTTTCACATGGTTGATGTTGTCCACGAGATCACGAGATTCACTGCAAAAGAAGATaatcaagatttattttttttccccaaatggaTTTTCCAGAGGTTTTTCCTTGCCTGAATTGAATGTGGGGGTTGGGGGATTTCCAGGAGGTGCCGTCAAAAGATTGTGAACTGTGGGCTTTATATTTTCCATAGTTGCTTTTGAGATTGATAGGTAATTACAATTTggattccataaaaaaatatattgatcgATAATTAATTGACAGAGACTATTATTGTGAAATATAATAAGCCTATATATAAATTGTGATCTGACCAACTTTATTATTCACTCCTACCAGCAGGAGTCGCTAACGGCGGCGCCATTATGGACAAAACATCCTATTTCACCCGGAAGTGGAAAGACAGCGGAAACGACTGTGGACGAGTTGTTGAGTACTGTCCATTGtagttttctttattatttttcattgctaTTTTGTTCATTGCGCTTATTCCAAAAACACGTTTTGGATTTTGTTGAATTCTCAATCTCACTGTGCACACAAAATATGTCGGTTGCGCCTCCCAGTCGCTCGAACACAGGTTGGCCGCGCGGTGGTGGCGCTCAGTTTGGAAGCAAATACATGACCGGCCCGGCGAAGCCTCTCACCCTGGAGAGAACCATCAATCTGTGAGTTCATCGAGATGTTCACAAATCGATTCATGTTGGTGCAAAATGTGTGTTCGAGCCTTAATTTAATGATGATCCAACATAGCCACGCCGTTCTACTAAAAGGAAATGTGAtggtaaaatgtatttgatagccaagtaatatttttttctttgtctcttACAAAGCACAGAATACATTTtaactaaatgtaaaaatctgAGGTTAGAGTAATCTGAAATGTATGTCTAAATATATTTGGAATTGAATGatccctttttaaaataaaaaattgagagCCAATACAAAAGCTGTTATCAAAcattttgcctttattttattgGGCTGTAACAAATCGAACAACTCATTACAAAATAAGTTTGATGCGAAATCTCAACCTCGAAGCTTCACAGGGATAAAGCTTCTACCTGGACTAATGTTGTTGTAAACTCACTTAATTGGCTAACGGGTGGGCCAGTTCACAAAAGCCAACTTGACTTTTTCATTTGCCAATGTCATTTATCCCAATCATCAAAGAGATTATTGGTAGAATACTtgattctaaaaacatttgatagCTACAGCCCTAGTTAGAAACAAGACATGCTTCTGATTTACTGCAGTTTTACACAACTTCAAATGACAGCCTATTAATGTTGTCAAATTAATGCAGTTTTTCGAACATGGTTCATTTTATGCAGAAAGTGAGTTTGGTTCCTATAGGCAATAGCGATATCCAGTGCTAGTCCTAAGCTCGGGTAAATGGGAGAGTTGTTTCACGAAGGGTTACTGGCATAAAACGGAACACTACTACACTTGTGAAGACAACATTTCAGATAACTGTGATGTAACATGTATGTGTTTTTAGATACCCTCTCACCAACTACACGTTTGGGACCAAGGAGCCTTTGTATGAGAAGGACAGCTCAGTGGCGGCCAGGTTCCAGCGGATGCGCGAGGAGTTTGACAAGATGGGAATGAGGAGGACAGTGGAGGGCGTACTTATCGTCCATGAGCATCGGCTGCCGCACGTCTTGCTTCTGCAACTGGGAACTACTTTCTTCAAACTGTGAGGACTTCATGTTCTTTGGAATCATCATCAGATGTGTTTTCCTGAGTCTAAGTctgatgttttctttctttggtgTAGGCCCGGTGGAGAGTTGAGTCCCGGGGAAGATGAGGTGGAAGGTCTGAAACGCCTAATGACCGAGGTTAGGGGAGCAGTTTTGattaaacaaaatacattttcatcacaATGCAAAGGTGTAAGGGCATTATTAAGTATCGGCAAATGTAAGTATTTGTACTCGTCTAAAAGAGGTGGTGTCTATCTGTGCATCTCCCTGCCTCAGAGTGACAAGGACAGTTAGAAATACTTCCATTATTGTTTTTACCCTCACTTTTATACTGCAATATATACAGTTAATCCTAACGAGATTCAATTTATACACTTATGAATTTTAGAAACCAAGGCACCTTAAATTGACATGGTTTCTCTTGTTAAACTTCTCTATTAATCCCAATGTATCATTCATTTGCATGTTAGATTCTCGGACGGCAGGATGGCGTGAAGCAGGACTGGGTGATTGACGACTGCATTGGCAACTGGTGGCGCCCCAACTTTGAGCCTCCACAGGTTTGTCCTTGACGTCAAAGGAATCATAAGATTTGTATTTGTCACCGTGACTTTTAAGTGGCGAGTATATGCAAAATGTGACAGGCAAGCATTGTTTCTTTTTCAAGCAAATGAGTTGCATTTTTACCCTCGAGAATTTTGTGTCTTGCAGTATCCCTACATTCCAGCTCACATTACCAAACCTAAGGAgcataaaaaactttttctggTTCAGCTGCAGGAAAAAGGTTGGTATAgcagtatataaataaatacatgaataaataaatgtgaattaATGATGGAACAGAAATAGAATATGAGCTGAGGTATGTGGGTCGTTTTGTTTCCAGCACTGTTTGCTGTccccaaaaattataaattgGTGGCAGCCCCGTTGTTTGAGCTGTATGACAATGCCCCTGGATATGGACCCATCATATCAAGTCTTCCGCAGCTGCTGAGccggtaatgtttttttttttaaatagatgtgTTTACTGATGATACAAATAGAGCAGACCATTGCTTTACACGTCACTGAAGTAATTTATTCCATATCCCCTCACTCTATTTGCTTTATTGGGCTGTCAGGGTTTGTATAATGCAACTAACATGATTCTGTGAATCTTTCTTGAAATTAGTCCcaacatcttttcttttttttctttaacaggTTCAACTTCATCTACAACTAAGTGAAGTCCATTTGGCTGTCTCTGTGAGTGCAGCCCAGTTGACGTGAAACTTGAAGATCATGTGGAGAATGTAGAGAAATTACACTTCTCATCTTCAGCTCCACTTTCACGAGAGAAATGTGCCCTGTACTGAATATACTGACAGTCCATGGGGATGTTTAGCTGTGCTTTTGTCAgaacccccccctttttttttaattctcgaaaaattttgtgttttttgtagaAGATACATTTATATTGCATTATGCTCAGTCTGAATTTAAGTTTTTGGAAAAGGTTTGATTAAACCAATTACTTTGTGTTTACTGTTATTTTAatctgcatttgtttttttcttttttaataaaaaaaagtcatttaaatgtgtttttttattaagtgtatggcgattaaaaaaaataaatacatcgcATATTTTGGTGCTCTTCCctttcaaaatacagtaatgcaGCTGAATACGATATGCTTTGGGAAACTGTTGGTGTGAGGTGATGCTCAATGAAACTGGATGGGGCGGTAGCCTCTGAGGTCAGTGGGCTAATGTACTATGCTCACGTTTCATACTTGAGTCAAAATGAGTCCGTAGGCCTCTGTATGAATTACCCAACTTTCATATGATCACAACATTTCTAAGACGCTTAGTGTCTGGAGTTGTAGGATGTGTCCTGGAGCCCATTTTTACATTATTCTTACATCAGCCCTCTCAGTATGATTAGATGCAAATTCCATAATCATACAGAAAAGGCACGCTATCATGACACGAGAGCACCTGGATTTGACGAGGATTAATCTAAATATTTTACAAGGTGTTTCATGACCTCAGCGGAGGTATATTTAGTAACATTGGATTGGATAAAGAGCGTTAAACTCCGGCCTGTTAGATGCGTCATGTGGGACTGTATTTATTCAAATGTAGCTGCATTGGACTTAACATGTCTTTAAACATGGATTTATATACGTccatcccattttttttttaatattgataCTTTATGTCCATACctttaaatggcaaaaaaacaacactgacgTCATCTTCATGCGACGCGATGACAGCTTCCACTGACCACCGCAATGGGTGcattttaacgcgttttcagtcacTTGTCAAACTCTACAATGACATCTAAAAGGCAACAGGGCGAATATATTAAGTCaaacaagaagaaaatgaaGATAAATAACTGCGAAGAAACAGCAGAACTTTGCCGAGTCGTTACAGACGAGAACGTGAAGACGGCAGTGAAGGAAGCATGGAGCCAGAAATCTCACTTCACCCATGGTCCGTGAATTCAACGCAGACCCTAACACGAACAACTTTAGCTTCTAGTTAGCTCAATGATTGCAGCAAAGCTAATACCGACAGCATAGAACATATacgtagttaaaaaaaatgttatgcatGCATTTATAATACTAAAACATctgtaaacagcagcagcattgtgtgttttttttaagtgaaactGTTTCACATAGATTTTCCTCAATGATTGTTTCATGTTAACATTAATTTATatccctgactgttttactttacatttttttatttagtcatggCGAAATAAAATAATGCCGACATTTTCTTTGTGTAATTGTAACTTTACAAAAGTAATGCTCATTAACTTCTTTCCAGACTTTTAGTTAAGTACATTTGTGTATTAGTCAATGCCCTTACATTTAGCAATCaagattaaatgaaaatgtgttttattttaatcaaatattgtCCTGGAAAACAAACTACCAACCTTTCGTGAACATAGCATCTAATTCACTCAGATAGTTTTAGAGTAGCAACTTGTCATCATTGACATTTTAACATCCAACTGTTACCTAAGTGTTGTCATCCACGTTTACGTTGAAGTATCCTCATACTGCTAACATGGCTGCCACTCCATCTGCCTGTGAGCTATAGCCTATGTCAGGCAGGTAGAGTGGTATCAGTGATGCAGTATCAGAGTATTCCCCCCAGTACGACTATGAGTACAGACTTACAGTTGTGGCATCGATACTAGCCCTTTGTAGCCCTACATTGAACCTAGCTGACaggttatgtttgtttgttaattttgattttctttttttagctaAATAACgaatattatttacattttcagctgCCGATTTCTACATCCAATGTATTTGTTTCACATCAGGTGATTTGGAGTTGGACTGCCATCCTTTCCCTCATTGTGTCATCAAAAACTTCATCAGAAGTGAGAATTTCTTGGAGAATCTGCAGATAGAATTGCTCTCGCTAAACTTTCACGCAAAGTCCAATGATCTCTACAAATTTAAACAGGTGAGCCTTAAACTGGTCCGTGCATAACTTTTACGGCAGTTGGCTACGCTGTCTTGACATTTATTGATTTCCTTTCCCACCTACAGTCAGATGACTTGAGAAAACTGACTGCACCACACATAGCAGGCCTAAGGTGAGTGTTTGTGGTTCATTTGTGATCAAACCAGATGATAACTTACTGACACTGAGTGACAAGCCGACAACCTATTTTTCTttacacttttcaaaaatgattagACAGTCACTTCAGCCCTACCTGAGTTAAAGCTGTCAAATAGTCATTGTGGCTATTTTGTGGTTCATTAGTGCCACCAGAGGGAGCCAGAGATTGCATTTTTAACCCAAATGGAGAAATTCCTTTATTTGGAAGGGATAAATCCCAAAGTTACCAATACAGCATACACACTATACTGTGTCCAATATTTATTTAAGCCTATTCAATAAACGTTAGGTCCCCAAGTGCGCATTATGACATctaaatcaatcttttttttttctcatgtctAAGGTCTGACAGCAATgtattttgattgttttatttagaaTGCTGCGCATACCAGCCAATGAGAAATAAGATACGCTGTGTATAACTTGATGTAAATATGTGTTTATCAAATGCACCTTCCCAAGCAATCCGCCCTGGTGAATCCAAACcatgtttaaaagcaaaatgaatGCTTCCCCTTGggatcatttattatttatagtgCAACAAAATGTCATGGCATGTCTGAACAGTGGATGAATTTGCCTCTGTTGAAACCTCCATCAGTTCGAATTGAAGACACATAATCTGCTTGTTTTACACTCTAATGTACATTGAgagtataaaaaatacatagagTGCATATAAAAAGTTGACACACCCATGTTAAAATGCCTGGTTtatgtgatattaaaaaaagagcatATTATGATAAATCATCTCAAAACCTTCTCCACCATTAATGTCACCTATTACCTGTACAACTCGTATGGGGGGGGATCAAGatgcaaagtaaaaaataaacaagatggataatgtggttgcacaagtgtgcacacccttttatAACCGGGGATTTGctatgttcagaattaaccaatcacattcaaactcatgttaggtaggagtcagcacacattcgcccccaaaaaatatttaaaaaaattcccagATCCGTTTCTTCAATTAATATGtaaaggttataggtcacattaactcattcactctcagccattttcactaaaacaatccccttcactcccggctgttttactggattttgactgattttgcaaggcccacagaatattatgttctactgctataaaaagataaaacatacctaaaaaaagattaaagtctcttctttcatcagaatataacatatttatatctgttttcgtttcgcagcaattagcattagaatatagctaagtttcatcattattcacaaatctatttagaattctgagtatttgaggttttttttcaacatggtcctggttcatttcctctgctctgttgccacttgctggccgtttgtgtaataactaccatttcttcaaccgttctttgcagttgagaggctgtatcaaagccttctgtatgctctagcatgaaaaacaaacaaacataaaaaacgtataaatatgtctttgggacacttaaaacatttaaaataaaacgtatttacacgtttttgggagcaaatgagttaatgtcggaaaaaaagttgtgcatTGATTTatcttgttcttgttttttatatcacaaaaaccttttATTTGAACGGGAGTatgcagactttttatatccactgatttaaaatgtgtgccTAATTCCAGATCAGCACTGTTTAGTCAATTCCGGCGATGGCTTGAGGATGTATTAGGTGTGAAATTGGA
This portion of the Vanacampus margaritifer isolate UIUO_Vmar chromosome 4, RoL_Vmar_1.0, whole genome shotgun sequence genome encodes:
- the nudt21 gene encoding cleavage and polyadenylation specificity factor subunit 5, whose amino-acid sequence is MSVAPPSRSNTGWPRGGGAQFGSKYMTGPAKPLTLERTINLYPLTNYTFGTKEPLYEKDSSVAARFQRMREEFDKMGMRRTVEGVLIVHEHRLPHVLLLQLGTTFFKLPGGELSPGEDEVEGLKRLMTEILGRQDGVKQDWVIDDCIGNWWRPNFEPPQYPYIPAHITKPKEHKKLFLVQLQEKALFAVPKNYKLVAAPLFELYDNAPGYGPIISSLPQLLSRFNFIYN